In Saccharothrix syringae, the following are encoded in one genomic region:
- a CDS encoding TMEM165/GDT1 family protein has product MAAATAFAVIFLAELPDKTMVATLVLTTRYRAWPVFAGVTAAFALQCAVAASFGGVLTLLPDRVVAGVVAALFGVGAFLLLKEGFSGGDDETDAASGGTGQVSFLRAALTSFGVLFAAEWGDASQLATAGLAARYGTPVFVGLGAFLALTTVAAIAVLVGRKLASRIPTRLVQRVSGFLFAAFALVALWQAVLG; this is encoded by the coding sequence ATGGCGGCGGCGACCGCTTTCGCGGTCATCTTCCTGGCCGAGCTGCCGGACAAGACGATGGTCGCCACCCTGGTCCTGACCACGCGCTACCGGGCGTGGCCGGTGTTCGCCGGCGTCACCGCGGCGTTCGCGCTGCAGTGCGCGGTGGCCGCCTCCTTCGGCGGCGTGCTGACCCTGCTGCCCGACCGGGTGGTCGCGGGCGTGGTGGCGGCCCTGTTCGGCGTGGGCGCGTTCCTGCTGCTCAAGGAGGGCTTCTCCGGCGGCGACGACGAGACCGACGCCGCGTCGGGCGGGACGGGGCAGGTGAGCTTCCTGCGGGCGGCGCTGACGTCGTTCGGCGTGCTGTTCGCGGCGGAGTGGGGCGATGCCTCGCAGCTGGCGACGGCCGGGTTGGCGGCGCGGTACGGCACGCCGGTGTTCGTGGGTTTGGGCGCGTTCCTGGCGCTGACCACGGTGGCGGCGATCGCGGTGCTGGTGGGGCGCAAGCTGGCGTCCCGCATCCCGACGCGGCTGGTGCAGCGGGTGAGCGGCTTCCTGTTCGCGGCGTTCGCGCTGGTGGCGCTGTGGCAGGCGGTGCTGGGGTAG
- a CDS encoding cytochrome ubiquinol oxidase subunit I gives MDVLDLARWQFGITTVYHFLMVPLTIGLSLLVAGMQTAWVRTGDRKYLAMTKFWGKLLLINFAMGVVTGIVQEFQFGMTWSAYSRFVGDVFGAPLAMEGLVAFFVESTFLGLWIFGWDRLPKKVHLACAWAFSLATIASAYFILAANSWMQHPVGAELVDGRPRLTSIWAVLGNNTVLAAFPHTIFGAFAVAGSFLVGIAAWHLWRRTEEGAVWRASVKLGTWVGVAAFAGLAVSGDVQGKLMFEQQPMKMAAAEALCHTEQPASFSVFAIGDVRRQDCESVKSVTVPALLSFLAHNDFSTEVKGIEDLVPMYQEKYGANYPEDPRLGELSGKPIDYVPNLPVTYWGFRLMIGFGALAAGAGLLVLWLTRGGRVPRGRWFRLLALGSIATPFLANSFGWIFTEMGRQPFVVVPNPSGVDGVWMFTARAVSSSTPGEVLTSLIALTLVYGVLACVEVFLVRRYVRAGVAGVLPAPGPDETKSDKGDDVLSFAY, from the coding sequence GTGGACGTCCTAGACCTGGCGCGGTGGCAGTTCGGCATCACCACCGTCTACCACTTCCTGATGGTGCCGCTGACGATCGGCCTGTCGCTGCTCGTCGCCGGGATGCAGACGGCGTGGGTGCGCACGGGCGACCGCAAGTACCTGGCCATGACGAAGTTCTGGGGCAAGCTGCTGCTGATCAACTTCGCCATGGGCGTGGTGACCGGCATCGTGCAGGAGTTCCAGTTCGGCATGACCTGGAGCGCCTACTCGCGGTTCGTCGGCGACGTGTTCGGCGCGCCGCTGGCCATGGAGGGGCTGGTCGCCTTCTTCGTGGAGTCGACCTTCCTGGGCCTGTGGATCTTCGGCTGGGACCGCCTGCCGAAGAAGGTCCACCTCGCCTGCGCCTGGGCGTTCTCGCTGGCCACCATCGCGTCGGCGTACTTCATCCTGGCCGCCAACTCCTGGATGCAGCACCCCGTGGGCGCGGAGCTGGTGGACGGGCGGCCGCGGCTCACCTCGATCTGGGCCGTGCTGGGCAACAACACCGTGCTGGCCGCGTTCCCGCACACGATCTTCGGGGCGTTCGCCGTCGCGGGGTCGTTCCTGGTGGGCATCGCGGCCTGGCACCTGTGGCGGCGGACCGAAGAGGGAGCGGTCTGGCGCGCGTCGGTGAAGCTCGGCACGTGGGTCGGGGTGGCCGCGTTCGCCGGCCTCGCGGTCAGCGGCGACGTCCAGGGCAAGCTGATGTTCGAGCAGCAGCCGATGAAGATGGCCGCGGCCGAGGCGCTGTGCCACACCGAGCAGCCCGCGTCGTTCTCGGTGTTCGCCATCGGCGACGTCCGGCGGCAGGACTGCGAGAGCGTCAAGAGCGTCACGGTGCCCGCGCTGCTGTCGTTCCTGGCGCACAACGACTTCTCCACCGAGGTCAAGGGCATCGAGGACCTGGTGCCGATGTACCAGGAGAAGTACGGGGCCAACTACCCGGAGGACCCGCGGCTCGGCGAGCTGTCGGGCAAGCCGATCGACTACGTGCCGAACCTGCCGGTCACCTACTGGGGCTTCCGGCTGATGATCGGGTTCGGCGCGCTCGCGGCGGGCGCGGGCCTGCTGGTCCTGTGGCTGACGCGCGGTGGCCGGGTGCCGCGCGGGCGGTGGTTCCGCCTGCTCGCGCTCGGCTCGATCGCCACGCCGTTCCTGGCCAACAGCTTCGGCTGGATCTTCACCGAGATGGGCCGGCAGCCGTTCGTGGTGGTGCCCAACCCCAGCGGGGTGGACGGCGTGTGGATGTTCACCGCGCGGGCCGTGTCGTCGTCGACACCGGGGGAGGTGTTGACGTCGCTGATCGCCTTGACGCTCGTGTACGGGGTGCTCGCGTGCGTCGAGGTGTTCCTGGTCCGGCGGTACGTCCGCGCGGGGGTCGCGGGCGTGCTGCCGGCCCCGGGACCGGACGAGACCAAGAGCGACAAGGGCGATGACGTCCTGTCGTTCGCCTACTGA
- the cydB gene encoding cytochrome d ubiquinol oxidase subunit II, whose translation METFWFCVIALLWLGYLFLEGFDFGVGMLLPVLGRDEAERRVLINTIGPVWDGNEVWLLVAGGATFAAFPDWYASLFSSAYLPLTLFLLALIGRGVAFEYRGKVDSARWRRVWDTVIVAGSWTAALGVGLILSATVFGLPLDAAGDRVGSPFAAVSPETLLGAVAVAGYALVHGAVFLSLKTEGQVRLRARGLALKVAPFALLPLLVLLLTVQLRFGSAWTWAASIVVALAALGAYARLVLGREGQAFALMGVAVAATVAALFGALYPNVLPSTLDPAWSLTVAGAASSPYTLTVMTWVAGFGTPAVLVYQGWTYWVFRRRIGTRHIPPVHVPAGREP comes from the coding sequence GTGGAGACGTTCTGGTTCTGCGTGATCGCCCTGCTGTGGCTGGGCTACCTGTTCCTGGAGGGCTTCGACTTCGGCGTCGGCATGCTGCTGCCCGTGCTCGGGCGCGACGAGGCCGAGCGCCGGGTGCTGATCAACACCATCGGCCCGGTGTGGGACGGCAACGAGGTGTGGCTGCTGGTGGCGGGCGGCGCGACGTTCGCCGCGTTCCCCGACTGGTACGCCTCGCTGTTCAGCTCCGCCTACCTGCCGCTGACGCTGTTCCTGCTCGCCCTGATCGGGCGCGGGGTGGCGTTCGAGTACCGCGGCAAGGTCGACTCGGCGCGCTGGCGGCGGGTGTGGGACACCGTGATCGTGGCCGGTTCGTGGACCGCCGCGCTGGGCGTGGGCCTGATCCTGTCGGCCACCGTGTTCGGCCTGCCGCTGGACGCGGCCGGCGACCGGGTCGGCTCGCCGTTCGCCGCGGTCAGCCCGGAGACGCTGCTCGGTGCGGTGGCCGTGGCCGGGTACGCGCTGGTGCACGGCGCGGTGTTCCTGAGCCTCAAGACCGAGGGGCAGGTGCGGCTGCGCGCCCGCGGGCTGGCGCTGAAGGTCGCCCCGTTCGCCCTGCTGCCGCTGCTGGTGCTGCTGCTGACCGTGCAGCTGCGCTTCGGCAGCGCGTGGACGTGGGCCGCGTCGATCGTGGTCGCGCTGGCCGCCCTGGGCGCCTACGCGCGGCTCGTGCTGGGGCGCGAGGGGCAGGCGTTCGCGCTGATGGGCGTCGCGGTGGCGGCGACCGTGGCGGCGCTGTTCGGCGCGCTGTACCCGAACGTGCTGCCGTCCACCCTGGACCCGGCGTGGTCGCTGACCGTGGCCGGCGCGGCGTCCAGCCCGTACACGCTCACCGTGATGACGTGGGTCGCCGGGTTCGGCACGCCCGCCGTGCTGGTCTACCAGGGGTGGACCTACTGGGTGTTCCGCAGGCGCATCGGCACCCGCCACATCCCGCCGGTGCACGTCCCGGCCGGTCGGGAGCCGTGA
- the cydC gene encoding thiol reductant ABC exporter subunit CydC has translation MSLPGAPSAKKPGTGPLGALPTLSRSARRALAWCAALAVATSGALVWQAVALAEAIVAGGSLWALAAAVVLRALLAWATESVAARAAAGAKEELRAAVLDRALGLGPSWITARGPAGLAVTATRGLDALDAYFTRYLPALVTTAVVPVLVGGWVLWTDPTSAVLIAVTLPLIPVFAILIGRFTSARVAAAATALERLSGRLAELVRVLPVLTAFGRAAAQADAVREVGERYRRATMGTLRVAFLSALVLEIAASLSVALIAVGIGLRLVSGEMTLVVGLVVLILAPECYLPLRAAGAAHHASEDGVEAVRRVSEIPVPAPRPPARRVTGVEVRDLRVRRRDRFAPDGVGFRVRPGEVHRLDAPSGAGKSTLFGVLLGFVEPDGGSVSVDRDAIAWVPQRPAFAGRTVADELELTTGRVDLDVLASVAADHLVARPVAELSTGERQRVAVARALTRVRDGASVLLLDEPTAHLDPATAAKVMAAVERAAAGGAAVVLARHREVEGAADAGAARPVERLARRPAVPRSPRPTARLLAGAALGTAAALSGVALTALAAHLIAKAATQPPILTLSVLVVGVRTFALAKGVLRYLERLVTHDAAFRFAEALRVRLWRGLRPGRAELTGLVDDVDAVRDLVPRVLQPPLVAAGASAAAVLLFALVQPWAGLALAVALVVGGTLAPAVAVLTERRATAVLARGRREVSERVLTLLTAAPDLIAFGADRVVRAELAERDAALARLARRQALGAGAATGVVHLTTGLAAAVCVGLSGGVDPLLVPVLGLVPLALAEVLGALPAAAQHRAALREAYGRVVDQARGGATRVRTAPGVSLDHVTLRWPGSAEPVLDDVTLRLPAGARVAVVGPSGAGKSSLLALLLGFLEAERGEVARPARVAWCPQEPMLASTTVRENLRLGDPHADDARLRWALDVAGVPLDLDTAIGPTLLSGGEAQRVALARALLHDADLVLLDEPTAHLDEPTARALLARLDDVLADRAVVHVTHRPEEADRADLVLEVDAGRVAVRAGAYR, from the coding sequence GTGAGCCTCCCCGGCGCCCCTTCCGCCAAGAAGCCGGGGACGGGTCCGCTCGGCGCGCTGCCCACCCTCTCGCGGTCGGCGCGCCGGGCGCTGGCCTGGTGCGCGGCGCTGGCCGTGGCGACCTCCGGTGCCCTGGTCTGGCAGGCCGTGGCGCTGGCCGAGGCCATCGTGGCGGGCGGCTCGCTGTGGGCGCTCGCCGCCGCCGTGGTGCTGCGGGCGCTGCTGGCGTGGGCCACCGAGTCCGTCGCCGCCCGCGCCGCCGCCGGCGCCAAGGAGGAGCTGCGGGCCGCGGTGCTGGACCGCGCGCTGGGGCTGGGGCCGTCGTGGATCACCGCGCGCGGGCCCGCCGGGCTGGCGGTGACCGCGACCAGGGGCCTGGACGCGCTGGACGCCTACTTCACCCGCTACCTGCCCGCCCTGGTCACCACCGCGGTGGTGCCGGTGCTGGTGGGCGGGTGGGTCCTGTGGACCGACCCCACCTCGGCGGTGCTGATCGCGGTGACCCTGCCGCTGATCCCGGTGTTCGCGATCCTGATCGGCAGGTTCACCTCCGCGCGCGTCGCCGCGGCCGCCACGGCGCTGGAGCGGCTGTCCGGCCGGCTGGCCGAGCTGGTGCGGGTGCTGCCGGTGCTCACCGCGTTCGGGCGGGCGGCGGCGCAGGCCGACGCCGTGCGCGAGGTCGGCGAGCGCTACCGGCGGGCCACCATGGGCACGCTGCGGGTGGCGTTCCTGTCGGCGCTGGTGCTGGAGATCGCGGCGTCGCTGTCGGTGGCGCTGATCGCCGTGGGCATCGGGCTGCGGCTCGTGTCGGGCGAGATGACGCTGGTCGTCGGGCTCGTGGTGCTGATCCTGGCGCCCGAGTGCTACCTGCCGCTGCGGGCGGCGGGCGCCGCGCACCACGCGTCCGAGGACGGCGTGGAGGCCGTGCGGCGGGTCTCGGAGATCCCGGTGCCCGCGCCGCGGCCCCCCGCGCGGCGCGTGACCGGCGTGGAGGTGCGCGACCTGCGCGTGCGGCGGCGGGACCGGTTCGCGCCGGACGGGGTGGGCTTCCGGGTCCGGCCGGGCGAGGTGCACCGGCTGGACGCGCCCAGCGGCGCGGGCAAGTCCACGCTGTTCGGGGTGCTGCTCGGGTTCGTGGAGCCCGACGGCGGCTCGGTGTCGGTCGACCGGGACGCCATCGCCTGGGTGCCGCAGCGGCCCGCGTTCGCCGGCCGCACGGTCGCCGACGAGCTGGAGCTGACCACCGGCCGGGTCGACCTGGACGTGCTGGCCTCGGTGGCGGCCGACCACCTGGTGGCGCGGCCGGTCGCCGAGCTGTCGACCGGCGAGCGGCAGCGGGTGGCCGTGGCGCGGGCGCTGACCCGGGTCCGGGACGGCGCGTCCGTGCTGCTGCTGGACGAGCCCACCGCCCACCTCGACCCGGCCACCGCGGCGAAGGTCATGGCCGCGGTCGAGCGGGCCGCGGCCGGTGGCGCCGCGGTCGTGCTGGCCAGGCACCGCGAGGTCGAGGGGGCCGCCGACGCCGGGGCGGCGCGGCCCGTCGAGCGCCTGGCGCGGCGCCCGGCGGTGCCGCGCTCGCCCCGGCCCACCGCCCGGCTGCTGGCCGGTGCCGCCCTGGGCACGGCCGCCGCGCTCAGCGGCGTGGCGCTGACCGCCCTGGCCGCGCACCTGATCGCCAAGGCGGCCACCCAGCCGCCGATCCTGACGCTGTCCGTGCTGGTCGTGGGCGTGCGGACGTTCGCGCTGGCCAAGGGGGTGCTCCGGTACCTGGAGCGGCTGGTCACGCACGACGCCGCGTTCCGGTTCGCCGAGGCGCTGCGGGTCCGGCTGTGGCGGGGCCTGCGGCCGGGGCGGGCCGAGCTGACCGGCCTGGTGGACGACGTGGACGCGGTGCGCGACCTGGTGCCGCGCGTGCTCCAGCCGCCGCTGGTGGCGGCGGGCGCGTCGGCGGCCGCGGTGCTGCTGTTCGCGCTGGTCCAGCCGTGGGCCGGGCTGGCACTGGCGGTGGCGCTGGTGGTCGGCGGGACGCTGGCGCCCGCGGTCGCCGTGCTCACCGAGCGCCGGGCCACGGCCGTGCTGGCGCGCGGGCGGCGGGAGGTGTCCGAGCGGGTGCTGACGCTGCTCACGGCCGCACCGGACCTCATCGCGTTCGGCGCCGACCGGGTGGTGCGCGCCGAGTTGGCCGAGCGCGACGCCGCCCTGGCCCGGCTGGCGCGGCGGCAGGCGCTCGGCGCGGGCGCGGCGACCGGCGTGGTGCACCTGACCACCGGCCTGGCCGCGGCGGTGTGCGTCGGCCTGTCCGGCGGCGTCGACCCGCTGCTGGTGCCGGTGCTCGGGCTGGTGCCCCTGGCGCTGGCCGAGGTGCTGGGCGCGCTGCCCGCCGCCGCGCAGCACCGGGCCGCGCTGCGCGAGGCGTACGGCCGGGTCGTCGACCAGGCCCGCGGCGGCGCGACCCGGGTGCGCACGGCGCCCGGCGTCTCGCTCGACCACGTCACCCTGCGGTGGCCGGGGAGTGCCGAGCCGGTGCTGGACGACGTGACCCTGCGCCTGCCCGCCGGGGCGAGGGTCGCCGTGGTCGGGCCGTCGGGCGCGGGCAAGTCGAGCCTGCTCGCGCTGCTCCTGGGCTTCCTGGAGGCCGAGCGCGGCGAGGTGGCGCGGCCCGCGCGGGTGGCGTGGTGCCCGCAGGAGCCGATGCTGGCGTCCACGACCGTGCGCGAGAACCTGCGGCTGGGCGACCCGCACGCCGACGACGCGCGGCTGCGGTGGGCCCTGGACGTGGCCGGCGTGCCGCTCGACCTGGACACCGCGATCGGGCCGACCCTGCTCTCCGGCGGCGAGGCGCAGCGGGTGGCGCTGGCGCGGGCGCTGCTGCACGACGCGGACCTCGTGCTGCTCGACGAGCCGACCGCGCACCTCGACGAGCCCACCGCGCGGGCGCTGCTGGCGCGGCTGGACGACGTGCTGGCCGACCGCGCGGTCGTGCACGTCACCCACCGGCCCGAGGAGGCCGACCGCGCCGACCTGGTGCTGGAGGTCGACGCCGGTCGGGTGGCGGTGCGCGCCGGGGCCTACCGTTGA
- a CDS encoding GAF domain-containing sensor histidine kinase → MIPVDPARVLAASTEITSAALAGDDPDAVLPLVVRSAVELAEADLGLAMVTADDGTMTVEASSGEASSGDDDPVGVVLSSRSSAARAARTGVPVVADDFTTDPRTAPYVPKALRGYGPFAVAPFGTRERRIGALAVYRRKGAPPFRPDTVDVLAAFAAQAGLAVVLAEGSTARQRVAVYQERERIARDLHDVIIQRLYATGVQLDLLDRRLKLEGREARRLAEAVDQLDQTMAEVRATVRALRSADPGSPAEADLRRSVLAEARTAGELLGFEPEVRTEGDLVDVPAELADHARAALREALSNVVRHSGARRVGIAVRRTPDRLDLEVTDDGCGIPRGVAKRGLRHLGERALAAGGACEITSSPRTGTTIHWHVPLRA, encoded by the coding sequence TTGATCCCCGTGGACCCCGCGCGCGTGCTCGCCGCGTCGACCGAGATCACCTCGGCGGCGCTCGCCGGCGACGACCCCGACGCCGTGCTGCCGCTCGTGGTGCGCAGCGCGGTCGAGCTGGCCGAGGCCGACCTCGGCCTGGCCATGGTCACCGCCGACGACGGCACGATGACCGTGGAGGCGTCCTCCGGCGAGGCGTCCTCCGGGGACGACGACCCGGTGGGCGTGGTGCTGTCCAGCCGCTCCTCGGCGGCGCGCGCGGCCCGGACCGGCGTGCCCGTGGTGGCCGACGACTTCACCACCGACCCGCGCACCGCGCCGTACGTGCCCAAGGCGCTGCGCGGGTACGGGCCGTTCGCGGTGGCGCCGTTCGGGACGCGGGAGCGGCGGATCGGGGCGCTGGCGGTGTACCGGCGCAAGGGCGCGCCGCCGTTCCGGCCGGACACGGTGGACGTGCTCGCCGCGTTCGCCGCGCAGGCTGGCCTGGCCGTGGTGCTGGCCGAGGGCTCCACGGCGCGGCAGCGGGTCGCGGTCTACCAGGAGCGCGAGCGCATCGCGCGCGACCTGCACGACGTGATCATCCAGCGGCTCTACGCGACGGGCGTGCAGCTGGACCTGCTCGACCGGCGGCTCAAGCTGGAGGGCCGCGAGGCGCGGCGGCTGGCCGAGGCGGTGGACCAGCTCGACCAGACCATGGCCGAGGTGCGGGCCACCGTGCGGGCGCTGCGCAGCGCCGACCCCGGCTCGCCCGCCGAGGCCGACCTGAGGCGGTCGGTGCTGGCCGAGGCGCGGACCGCGGGCGAGCTGCTGGGCTTCGAACCGGAGGTGCGCACCGAGGGCGACCTGGTGGACGTGCCCGCCGAGCTGGCCGACCACGCGCGGGCGGCGCTGCGCGAGGCGCTGTCCAACGTGGTGCGGCACTCCGGCGCGCGGCGCGTGGGCATCGCGGTGCGCCGCACCCCCGACCGGCTGGACCTGGAGGTCACCGACGACGGCTGCGGCATCCCGCGCGGGGTGGCCAAGCGCGGGCTGCGGCACCTGGGCGAGCGGGCGCTGGCCGCCGGGGGCGCCTGCGAGATCACCTCGTCGCCGCGCACCGGGACCACGATCCACTGGCACGTGCCGCTGCGCGCCTGA
- a CDS encoding HD domain-containing protein, with protein sequence MADDDAAAIAAFGYELGVLKRVRRTGWWHAGVRDPESVAEHTARVAQLAALIAVEEGADPARASLLALWHDTQETRTGDLPHTAADYLVKPDPRAITADQTAGLPPRVRDAVRDAVDEYEARESAEARCASDADKLEMLLQAVEYRDVGVRRVDEWVESARGRLTTGTARRIAEAALSTSTLAWRDR encoded by the coding sequence TTGGCGGACGACGACGCCGCGGCCATCGCCGCGTTCGGCTACGAGTTGGGCGTGCTCAAGCGGGTGCGCCGCACCGGGTGGTGGCACGCCGGCGTGCGCGACCCCGAGTCGGTGGCCGAGCACACCGCGCGGGTCGCCCAGCTCGCCGCGCTGATCGCGGTCGAGGAGGGCGCCGACCCGGCCCGCGCGTCGCTGCTGGCGCTGTGGCACGACACCCAGGAGACCCGCACCGGGGACCTGCCCCACACGGCCGCCGACTACCTGGTCAAGCCGGACCCGCGGGCCATCACCGCCGACCAGACCGCCGGGCTGCCGCCGCGCGTGCGCGACGCCGTCCGGGACGCGGTGGACGAGTACGAGGCCCGGGAGTCCGCCGAGGCGCGGTGCGCGAGCGACGCGGACAAGCTGGAGATGCTGCTCCAGGCCGTCGAGTACCGGGACGTCGGCGTGCGGCGCGTGGACGAGTGGGTCGAGTCCGCCCGCGGGCGCCTGACCACGGGGACCGCCCGCCGGATCGCGGAGGCGGCGCTGAGCACGTCGACCCTGGCCTGGCGGGACCGCTGA
- a CDS encoding response regulator — translation MPVRVLLVDDHEVVRRGLRELLEDEDDISVVAEAGGVGEALVRASATRPDVAVVDVRLPDGGGVDLCRRLRSLPDGPRCLVLTAFDDEEALVGAIMAGASGYLLKQVRGQDLVNAVREVAAGRSLLDPQTTARVLDRLRRPAEVDVLDALTEQERRVLDLIGEGLTNRQIAERLFLAEKTVKNYVTAVLSKLGMERRTQAAAWVARRSR, via the coding sequence GTGCCGGTGCGAGTGTTGCTCGTGGACGACCACGAGGTGGTTCGCAGGGGCCTCCGCGAACTGCTGGAGGACGAGGACGACATCTCGGTGGTGGCCGAGGCGGGCGGGGTGGGGGAGGCGCTGGTGCGCGCCTCGGCGACCCGGCCCGACGTGGCGGTGGTGGACGTCCGGCTGCCCGACGGCGGCGGCGTCGACCTGTGCCGCCGGCTGCGCTCGCTGCCCGACGGCCCCCGGTGCCTGGTGCTGACCGCGTTCGACGACGAGGAGGCGCTGGTCGGCGCGATCATGGCGGGCGCGTCGGGGTACCTGCTCAAGCAGGTGCGGGGCCAGGACCTGGTGAACGCGGTGCGCGAGGTGGCGGCGGGACGGTCGCTGCTGGACCCGCAGACCACCGCCCGGGTGCTGGACCGGCTGCGCCGCCCGGCCGAGGTCGACGTGCTCGACGCGCTGACCGAGCAGGAGCGGCGGGTGCTCGACCTGATCGGCGAGGGGCTGACCAACCGGCAGATCGCCGAGCGGCTGTTCCTGGCCGAGAAGACGGTGAAGAACTACGTGACCGCGGTGCTGTCGAAGCTCGGCATGGAACGGCGCACGCAGGCGGCGGCCTGGGTGGCGCGGCGGTCGCGCTGA
- a CDS encoding GNAT family N-acetyltransferase has product MFVRAIEEADRIVVGRLVLELWGSHTAVAHGHVFFPASLPGFLVEQQEQVVGLLTYTTADGHLEIVTIDALRRGRGVGSSLVDAAVRRARQLGCTRVRLTTTNDNLDALRFYQRRGFRLTALRPDAVRESRRLKPEIPSVGDYGIPITDELDLERWVAPR; this is encoded by the coding sequence ATGTTCGTACGCGCGATCGAGGAAGCCGACCGGATCGTGGTGGGCCGGTTGGTGCTGGAGCTGTGGGGCTCGCACACGGCCGTCGCCCACGGGCACGTCTTCTTCCCCGCCAGCCTGCCGGGTTTCCTGGTGGAGCAGCAGGAGCAGGTGGTCGGCCTGCTCACCTACACCACGGCCGACGGCCACCTGGAGATCGTCACCATCGACGCGTTGCGGCGCGGCCGGGGCGTGGGCAGCTCGCTGGTCGACGCCGCGGTGCGGCGCGCGCGCCAGCTCGGCTGCACGCGCGTCCGCCTCACCACCACCAACGACAACCTGGACGCCCTGCGCTTCTACCAGCGCCGGGGGTTCCGGCTCACCGCGCTGCGGCCCGACGCGGTGCGCGAGTCGCGCCGGCTCAAACCGGAGATCCCCAGCGTCGGCGACTACGGCATCCCCATCACCGACGAGCTCGACCTGGAGCGCTGGGTCGCACCGCGCTAG
- a CDS encoding macro domain-containing protein, whose translation MLVFVSADTEGEINAPVAVPRLVLCAVDEPLALAWLAVAEGRPGVEVHRGSVLDIVAEAVVSPANSLGWMRGGIDAVYARAFPQVEDNVRGAVLALHGGELPVGEALVVPTGETEPQWLISAPTMRRPGELLPGDTVHPYLAARAVLRLWLHGRLEDGRFVRQAVRTIAMPGLGTGVGGVAPTTCARQVAAAWDEVFSPLPRR comes from the coding sequence ATGCTGGTGTTCGTGTCCGCCGATACGGAGGGTGAGATCAACGCTCCGGTAGCAGTTCCCCGTCTGGTGCTGTGCGCCGTCGACGAACCGCTGGCCCTCGCCTGGCTCGCGGTGGCCGAGGGCAGGCCGGGCGTCGAGGTGCACCGGGGCTCGGTGCTCGACATCGTCGCCGAGGCCGTGGTGAGTCCCGCGAACTCCCTCGGCTGGATGCGCGGGGGGATCGACGCGGTGTACGCGCGGGCGTTCCCGCAGGTCGAGGACAACGTGCGCGGTGCCGTGCTGGCCCTGCACGGCGGCGAGCTGCCGGTGGGCGAGGCGCTGGTCGTGCCGACCGGCGAGACCGAGCCGCAGTGGCTGATCAGCGCGCCGACCATGCGCCGGCCCGGCGAGCTGCTGCCCGGTGACACCGTCCACCCCTACCTGGCGGCCCGCGCCGTGCTGCGGCTGTGGCTGCACGGGCGGCTGGAGGACGGCAGGTTCGTGCGCCAGGCCGTGCGCACCATCGCCATGCCGGGCCTGGGCACGGGTGTGGGCGGCGTCGCGCCGACCACGTGCGCGCGCCAGGTCGCGGCCGCGTGGGACGAGGTGTTCAGCCCGCTCCCCCGCCGGTGA
- the pheA gene encoding prephenate dehydratase encodes MLAYFGPRGTFTEQAARGFATPQQELVPFDTVPAALTATRRGETEAACVPVENSVEGAVPATMDALTEGEPLVAVAEAVLPVRFSVLRRPGGGPVRTVASHPHALAQVRHWLAEHLPDAEVVATTSTSAAARAVLNGDFDAAVSAPVAVRHYPLEVMATDVADVRDAKTRFLLFRRPGPLPEPTGHDRTSVVCTAADRVGALADLLAELALRGINLTRIESRPTKDRLGEYRFYIDLDGHAAEPRVGDALAGLHRHCQHIRFLGSYPKAEPGGVPAGNDAFVSAAGWVADIREGRGA; translated from the coding sequence GTGCTCGCCTATTTCGGACCGCGGGGAACCTTCACGGAGCAGGCCGCACGCGGCTTCGCCACCCCGCAGCAGGAGCTCGTGCCCTTCGACACCGTGCCCGCCGCCCTGACCGCCACCAGACGGGGTGAGACGGAGGCCGCGTGCGTGCCGGTGGAGAACTCCGTCGAGGGCGCGGTGCCGGCGACCATGGACGCGCTGACCGAGGGGGAGCCGCTGGTCGCGGTGGCCGAGGCGGTGCTGCCGGTGCGGTTCAGCGTGCTGCGGCGGCCCGGCGGCGGCCCGGTGCGCACGGTGGCCAGCCACCCGCACGCGCTGGCGCAGGTGCGCCACTGGCTGGCCGAGCACCTGCCGGACGCCGAGGTGGTCGCCACGACGTCCACGTCCGCCGCGGCGCGCGCCGTGCTGAACGGCGACTTCGACGCGGCGGTGAGCGCCCCGGTGGCGGTGCGGCACTACCCGCTGGAGGTGATGGCCACCGACGTGGCCGACGTGCGCGACGCCAAGACCCGGTTCCTGCTGTTCCGCAGGCCCGGCCCGCTGCCCGAGCCGACCGGCCACGACCGCACCTCCGTGGTCTGCACGGCGGCCGACCGCGTCGGCGCGCTGGCGGACCTGCTGGCCGAGCTGGCGCTGCGCGGCATCAACCTGACCCGCATCGAGTCGCGGCCCACCAAGGACCGGCTCGGCGAGTACCGCTTCTACATCGACCTGGACGGCCACGCCGCCGAGCCCCGGGTGGGCGACGCGCTGGCCGGCCTGCACCGGCACTGCCAGCACATCCGGTTCCTCGGCTCCTACCCGAAGGCCGAGCCGGGCGGCGTGCCCGCGGGCAACGACGCCTTCGTCTCCGCCGCCGGGTGGGTGGCCGACATCAGGGAGGGGAGGGGCGCGTGA